From the genome of Mycoplasma putrefaciens KS1, one region includes:
- a CDS encoding lipoprotein, producing the protein MKRFLPVLGTIGIISSTGMIAVACTKVVKISSNDGNTDYKIFKEVGSWSEKLVEKLLKEEEKAKKILESEEASVLFEIYTFYTKSKSFDSLEKAVETLTKGMTKTKEEIKKQLLEGITKILEKYNKYKDKIETLLKNNHIF; encoded by the coding sequence ATGAAAAGATTTTTACCTGTTTTGGGAACAATAGGAATAATATCTTCAACTGGAATGATTGCAGTTGCTTGTACAAAAGTTGTTAAAATTTCAAGCAACGATGGCAATACAGACTATAAAATTTTTAAAGAAGTTGGTTCTTGATCTGAAAAATTAGTAGAAAAATTACTAAAAGAAGAAGAGAAAGCTAAAAAAATACTAGAAAGTGAAGAAGCAAGTGTATTATTTGAAATTTATACATTTTATACCAAGTCTAAGTCTTTTGATAGTTTAGAAAAAGCTGTTGAAACATTGACAAAAGGTATGACAAAAACCAAGGAAGAAATTAAAAAGCAACTACTAGAAGGAATAACAAAAATTTTAGAAAAATATAATAAATATAAGGATAAAATTGAAACATTACTTAAAAACAATCATATTTTTTAA